A region of the Drosophila mauritiana strain mau12 unplaced genomic scaffold, ASM438214v1 Y_25, whole genome shotgun sequence genome:
tttaatcatagaacagttggaaaaataatacaaatgttcaaaaaatacttgttatagttaagatttttaaacttattgttagttcttatacaagaagattcaataaataaaaaaaaaaaaagcaaaaactttccggtttcaattttttatgttttcttcAGATTAAAAAATAAGATAAAATCAAGCGATTAACGTAAAAACTGTTGCGTGAAAAtaactctctctctctctctctctcttgagattgagattgagattgagattgagattgagattgagattgagattgagattgagattgagattgagattaagattaagattaagattGTGATTGTGATTGTGATTGTGATTGTGATTGAGATTGTGATTGTGATTgtgattgagattgagattgagattgagattgagattgagattgagattgtgattgagattgagattgagattgagattgagattgagattgtgATTGTGATTGAGATTGAaatgagattgagattgagattgagattgagattgagattgagattgagattgagattggaagattgagattgagattgagattgagattgagattgagattgagattgagattgagattgagattgagattgagattgagattgagattgagattgagattgagattgagattatgagattgagattgagattgagattgagattgagattggagattgagattgagattgagattgagatgagattgagattgagattgagattgagattgagattgagattgagattgagattgagattgagattgagattgagattgagattgagattgagattgagattgagattgagattgagattgagattggaTTGAttttgagattgagattggagattgagattgagattgagattgagattgagattgagattgagattgagattgagattgagattgagattgagatttgAGATtggagattgagattgagattgagagattgagattgagattgagattgagattgagattgagatttgagattgagattgagattgagattgagattgagattgagattgagattgagattgagattgagattgagattgagattggatgaattgagattgagattgagattgagattgagattgagatgagattgagattgagattgagattggaggattgagattgagatttgagattgagattgagattgagattgagattgagattgagattgagattgagattgagattgagattgagattgagattgagattgagattggagattgagattgagattgagattgagattgagattgagattgagattgagattgagattgagattgagattgagattgagattgagattgagattgagaagATTGAGatgagattgagaattgagattgagattgagattgagattgagattgagattgagattgagattgagattgagattggagaattgagattgagattgagattgagattgagattgagattgagattgagattgagattgagattgagattgaggagattgagattgagattgagattgagattgagattgagattggatgagattgagattgagattgagattgagattgagattgagattggaGAATTGAGATTGgatgagattgagattgagattgagattgagattgagattgagattgagattgagattggagattgagattgagattgagattgagattgagattgagattgagattgagattggaGATTGGAGaatgagattgagattgagattgagattgagattgagattgagattgagattggagagattgagattgagattgagattgagattggaGATTGAGATtggagattgagattgagattgagattgagattgagattgagattgagattgagattgagattgagattgagattgagattgagattgagatagattgagattgagattgagattgagattgagattgagattgagattgagattgagattgagattgagattgagattgagattgagagatttgagattgagattgagatttgagattgagattgagattgagattgagattgagattgagattgagatttgAGATTGGAGATTGAGATtggagattgagattgagattgagattgagattgagattgagattgagattgagattgagattgagattgagattgagattgagattgagattgagattgagattgagatgagattgagattgagattgagattgagattgagatgagattgagattgagattgagattgagatgagatgagattgagattgagattgagattgagattgagattgagattgagattgagattgagattgagattgagattggagattgagattgagatgaGATGAGATGACATGGAATGGGATGAGAATAGAAGAATATATGGTGAGCTATTTCCGCTCATTATgcacagttatcttgaaagtcCATTGCCTAagaaaagttttatttttccacttttatattatcggtttttgttttgtcttcTATATAAGAGATACATCAGATGATATTCCGAGGAAAGCCGagataaaatttgtttatttgtaaaaataGTGGTGTCCAGAACGCACTGCGGACAACTTATGAAAAAGagataaaataaaacacatATATTACACCTTGAGTTATGTATAAAACAGGAATGGAAACGATTTAAAGACTAGGATTCGAAATTTACacaatatatattaattttttttactGCTGTTCCCATGTTCCTCAAGTTTTTATCTAAGGGaagtaaaaaattaattttaaatcgTACTTCAATTTTTACTTACTTAGCTGAAAAATCTTCTAAATTGAAGCTACATCTCGGAATAGAGAGATGAGATGGAATACTTTTTAGATTTTTAAGACACGTCTTTGCGCTCTCAATATCACTTTCCAGACGTATAACTGAAAATTGAAGATTACCAATGTCGTATTCTTTCGCTTATAATGCTAGCTTACCCTTGTGCAACAATTTTTCTTCATTGGTATTGGAACAAAATGTGGTTTTACAACTACAGCATTTTTGTAAACTTTGGGTATTTAATGGGCTTGAATGGTACTGTCTGTTTTCGGTGGACGTACAACTAAAACTAGTCATTTCCTTGACTATCATATTAAACAAGCAGCCCGGTAAGATATTTTCCGCTGCAGCATATATCCGCCTATGCATGTAGGCCAGCTCTCTGAAATCTAGTGTGTGTAGCCCATTATGGTAAAGCTTATGGCAGATTGCATAGAATCGGCTTTTGGGAACATTACACttgcaaaagcaaaagccacaCTCATCAATAAACATGTCTAGAATTTTACGCAATTCCCTTTCAAGTGCGCAACCATCAATATCACCTGCTGACAATGATTGTACAGTGTGCCTCACAAAATCATCAAATTGGCCACCATCTCTGCATCGTGATGAAATCCGTTTTCCCATTTTGTTACTTATTCCAATTTTTATAAGCACACTACT
Encoded here:
- the LOC117150055 gene encoding uncharacterized protein LOC117150055, which codes for MGPSGSDQNTGRATKPDVGGLDKDISIRDQGDGKNATNEAKPIEVPKPGAGSAQAATAGLSQGMGLTVAQEMTDNPKQGDTSSTQQLPKSMKVHEPIKSTGQGAVLGPGAVKDGVAKSRAEVTLPGDQSKDVRGVGLSGQRKRSSTTEDTREAKLGNKIFKNKGDKSLTSDSASSGRISHGSSVLIKIGISNKMGKRISSRCRDGGQFDDFVRHTVQSLSAGDIDGCALERELRKILDMFIDECGFCFCKCNVPKSRFYAICHKLYHNGLHTLDFRELAYMHRRIYAAAENILPGCLFNMIVKEMTSFSCTSTENRQYHSSPLNTQSLQKCCSCKTTFCSNTNEEKLLHKVIRLESDIESAKTCLKNLKSIPSHLSIPRCSFNLEDFSAK